One window from the genome of Epinephelus moara isolate mb chromosome 21, YSFRI_EMoa_1.0, whole genome shotgun sequence encodes:
- the gpr160 gene encoding probable G-protein coupled receptor 160, which produces MNISISSILLSLGGKCLLNWSMVFLQRNHICKSFLGVFSVYLAVADTLLTLSVTTFHFHADGYVLLLGFKLTRYHVCLLVQILGQVYSALQWPVVVVAGLDHYFTISQRLQPNTARARRVVCLFVTCLLWYLTALYVFLLSDFIPVMEDVSYNLIHQCWVFHTSQILQVTIFLLLALGCAALHAGRSAHLLKNPPLRDQITDHSRAHSRRSVVHQALRIFLDTWALFLAIFLAVLLLLPVGIPAYLGLNVAWLCFLNSLLIAFVLCVVCPASQLVQGLATVPLDSFCEWRFKFSLAAEDRT; this is translated from the coding sequence ATGAAtatctccatctcctccatccTGCTCAGTCTGGGAGGAAAATGTCTGCTCAACTGGAGCATGGTGTTTCTCCAGAGGAACCACATCTGCAAAAGTTTTCTTGGGGTTTTCAGTGTTTACCTCGCTGTCGCTGACACACTGCTAACCCTCTCTGTCACCACCTTTCACTTCCACGCTGATGGATACGTCCTCCTCCTGGGCTTCAAGCTGACCAGGTACCATGTATGTTTGCTGGTTCAAATCCTCGGACAAGTCTACAGTGCTCTGCAGTGGCCTGTTGTAGTCGTGGCCGGTTTGGACCAttacttcaccatcagtcagaGGCTGCAACCCAACACCGCCAGGGCCAGACGGGTTGTTTGCTTATTTGTGACCTGCCTCCTGTGGTACCTCACTGCTCTCTACGTTTTCCTGCTGTCTGACTTCATTCCTGTCATGGAGGATGTGTCTTACAACCTGATACACCAATGCTGGGTCTTCCACACCTCTCAGATCCTGCAGGTTACAATTTTTCTCCTCCTGGCTCTGGGCTGTGCAGCATTGCATGCTGGGCGCAGCgcacatttattaaaaaatccTCCTCTGAGAGACCAAATTACAGACCACAGTAGAGCTCACTCCAGAAGAAGTGTTGTTCACCAAGCCCTGCGTATATTTCTGGACACATGGGCTTTATTCCTGGCTATTTTTCTGGCTGTGCTCCTCCTGTTACCTGTGGGAATACCTGCATACCTGGGGCTGAACGTTGCCTGGCTCTGCTTCCTCAACAGCCTCCTGATAGCGTTCGTTTTATGTGTAGTCTGTCCAGCCTCGCAGCTCGTGCAGGGCCTGGCAACAGTTCCACTCGACAGCTTCTGTGAGTGGAGATTTAAATTTAGCCTGGCTGCAGAGGACAGAACATGA